In a single window of the Thermodesulfobacteriota bacterium genome:
- a CDS encoding tetratricopeptide repeat protein, translating into QGSILDFTKAIEIDPNDATLYAGRGFPKGILKDYQGAIQDFNKAIELDPNNAIYYTFRGNAKLAIRDGDGAILDYNQAIKLNPNDPMLFIFRANAKGAIGDNEGALADFNKAIGLNPNDVAAYAGRGIAKISLGQVESGCKDIDKAGSMGFTGAAQLKAEHCNK; encoded by the coding sequence TCAGGGTTCAATTCTAGATTTTACTAAAGCAATCGAGATAGACCCTAATGATGCCACCCTATATGCCGGCAGGGGTTTTCCAAAGGGCATACTAAAAGACTATCAAGGAGCTATACAGGATTTCAACAAAGCAATAGAGCTTGATCCTAATAACGCGATCTACTATACCTTCAGAGGTAACGCAAAACTCGCTATAAGAGATGGTGACGGCGCTATATTGGACTATAACCAAGCTATTAAACTCAACCCGAATGATCCTATGCTGTTTATTTTCAGGGCCAATGCAAAGGGTGCAATAGGTGATAATGAGGGAGCGCTTGCGGATTTCAACAAGGCTATTGGACTCAATCCAAATGATGTTGCGGCCTATGCAGGAAGAGGGATAGCAAAAATTTCCCTAGGCCAGGTAGAGTCCGGCTGTAAGGATATAGATAAAGCAGGCTCAATGGGGTTCACAGGGGCAGCGCAGCTCAAAGCTGAACACTGTAATAAGTAG